One region of Priestia megaterium genomic DNA includes:
- a CDS encoding exonuclease domain-containing protein yields the protein MSTEQVKLAAVLDVETTGLSAQTCDIIELAIAVVSYDSSTGEIIDIVEEYEEFNMPSTPIFPYITNLTGITNEMVKNKTLDDKKVESLLTSVSAIIAHNASFDRSFLLKRYPSLFNQKWHCSMRAVKWKEYGFPNKKLTTLLDHHKIERENAHRAMDDVKGTIDLLRQQNPSGEPYFSEVLKKAMSKPKKTAASTRF from the coding sequence TTGTCAACTGAACAAGTGAAATTAGCAGCCGTTTTAGATGTTGAAACAACGGGATTAAGTGCTCAAACATGCGATATTATCGAACTGGCAATTGCTGTTGTTTCTTATGATTCTTCTACCGGAGAAATAATCGACATTGTAGAAGAATATGAAGAATTTAATATGCCTTCAACTCCCATTTTCCCGTACATTACAAACTTAACGGGAATTACAAATGAGATGGTCAAAAATAAAACATTAGACGATAAAAAAGTGGAATCATTGTTAACTAGCGTTTCGGCTATCATCGCTCATAATGCTTCTTTCGATCGCAGTTTTCTTTTAAAACGGTATCCATCTTTATTTAACCAAAAATGGCACTGCTCTATGCGTGCTGTCAAATGGAAAGAGTACGGCTTTCCTAACAAAAAACTAACAACACTTCTTGACCATCATAAGATTGAGAGAGAGAACGCTCACAGAGCTATGGATGACGTGAAAGGAACTATTGACTTGCTAAGACAGCAAAATCCTAGCGGAGAGCCCTATTTTTCTGAAGTATTAAAAAAAGCAATGAGCAAACCTAAAAAAACAGCGGCTTCCACTCGTTTTTAA